A genomic segment from Drosophila miranda strain MSH22 chromosome 3, D.miranda_PacBio2.1, whole genome shotgun sequence encodes:
- the LOC108159544 gene encoding uncharacterized protein LOC108159544 isoform X10: MPNNRNRNRNRNRNKRNRNQNQNQNQNQQQQEQREEEQQQDPQPEAEASSSSIADNGNSGSVSNELDTGTATNKVAVDPQLGEWEEPPKAAAAAAVEEEEKESTNHVAKDETEEKEPSTSSNQTEMGSKNSKHQTDKSGKQSSNESEKHKKELEQQEVPPLKAPGSPRQAKVIVHRIVREADETDGAEQPKGESPIQDQSQDQQQSNTSQDLKEDVAQRNEEVPVPHVAPHPQGPPLQRSTKVIIHQIRLERDDHAADQERKGKPTFEEISTTSPAPPGSLSLSQGPGSGTLSPPPRYLVESPKNVSGAVGQFTHFARDVQIQELELTSDCSSGEFNVLASPLVCEADSETEAAPATPTSTSPPDLQPSSRAEQQEQLRQKRAQKRNALETHFLPQLMHPRYLDSILEENSDLAGVGHPGLNRSSSSGNDLAGMRVPKVTETFPKSQLDFSRRHKRREEPVALMLETKLIEEASDLESCTRLQSALSPQSEDAELVYLSSSASSSMSDLMELELEQAAALAERALVDLDTDASKLFRRPDDEMSSTTTTDPATSSNETETEGELETETETERDAESRESTPVNQFVGNAGAEAGASASSSLSSLLSAATPTPTAEQPTRAEDTFVSFGSIREQAPEASGGSIGAASALSATREEFVRNMEKVRELIEMTRREQEHEETRDGVVSAPTAPEQSGMPRSPSPPPIPPPPAGLQHYNPTTSPDHPHTVSSGALAPLLLSRQESAESHCSDSTQHSQCTAINLASPPPSFASSSPPPQPQTQPQKQPQPPTPPLRQQQYHAPKYPVPLSAPAPAPAFTCTHPEPPTEQQQQQESEISVADDEPEPESESESDPIKKLRLLCTETLASMPYGEQVLEELASVAQDIAEPGAQPHNSTTMPYPLPEMPHIRELQLSTKHENKSSSSSSFSSSAWLGMPTQADPKLLVCLSPAQRPLVGETKPDQLLDDHQKFVERRGYHELSSAQVRALDSEQEQQQQQKQSEMLKTAAMMRELRKSLTPTPPPVPVKSAETAAKASAKRDDASDPKKNAASVGASSSIENKPRRAADPIEQQSTEQQEQQEQHQQQQTRSSHQMNSSTDFRFPATSMGGMESELARMFPSMAQQQGDIFEEQRKRFSNIETSNSQQPRAQQSKRYSNIETSSYESKKRTENGQVIYDITNSSHEKQSNRFPVAETEARSGSPDHAPPPPVPPPPIMSATKLNGSTTANTFIEDDDAPKNSRQEPDRRENGARNRESGTASTSTFGGTYEEFRQRAKAAVDAIGGPRPPPPAPANGLDNEKVFKDFDRLSQQMNAELQSTRERREKSASLFDLSGMTRSQGKHPLEELKQRRHAHMQELEREIERSSRSRQERMSSVPRNMESTPTSRTYEIPIELELEQGQEQRSRRAESMCNLSEPRPRPHTSVGHYNYSNNNSSLSQDDWARYASDLGYSENIARPFAREVEICYQRQGQNPTPRQSQPIRAPRLSASTNDLSSSGHQHSFDSHNAYGGRRTHAPMLSQAPQQQRPHYASCYSMIERDPNPKYISTTSRRGVSPGPAPSPVIGVPPPAYDRQQRRSSLPRELHEQQLKYILSKEEELRLEVERLQLERRRLMEEMQRAPILPPPQRRESYRPAAKLPTLSEDEVFRQQMAEEWMNKVAEREERRQHKIIKISKIEDEQDHATERANISDEFLSAVKERRHKLAMPADSDWESGAESQPQANPQVGVAANESSSDVEAAPVRILEGQAEASLRQLPRHLREFAKFSTSEQMPDGAQVERHEQQERREEATDHSHSSASQKTSIVKTYKVSRLPPSVQDRGATATATATATAATGTETGPAMSVRLRPRPPKQTRFLLNPQQLQRQRQRRSWSESDLLKEIDSELQLAKGFLYANVYKVKHEYMSEPETDHDRPRKMAQLGRRQYDGIGPVTNDGMPIILRSEVQEPHQHEWYKRLYQTIHKQKNGDDFVIRYKCPRARPSYKSNGYVSEPEPNYDSDYSTVRYRTQNPHRVQSVSSAVNVRNLSQDEKLYGTMPNPIKSAQNSYKNQPGRIEDYTTGHSSVSEKEKKEWWDEVMDIFNGNLEQSKLSPLYTEGNLSRALAKESGYTSDSNLVFRKKELPVSSPLSPVEQRQAYKSLQAGGEPPLFGFRKPAPERPRDPDSNAPPIPPQPPIKGLYSSTYDLPYSTDTIDGSDVNIHFKTPIRHEQKQHIPEEELATRQAEHMQKLYHEERRRKYLQELQDMNSRRHTDNFTPSQKSPIALNRYDDFPTDVTLKSLVGPKTVARALYNFQGQSSKELSFRKGDTIYIRRQIDPNWYEGEHNAMIGLLPASYVEIVSRDGARTPSKRPSEGQARAKYNFQAQSGVELSLNKGELVTLTRRVDGNWFEGKIANRKGIFPVSYVEVLTDIGAEDIAARTTTVISSQSTTNLRPNLDVLRTNINNEFNTLTQNGAQPVNGILKETRTLHKTDALHVDTSSEPLAYRALYKYRPQNSDELELLEGDLVHVLEKCDDGWFVGTSQRTGCFGTFPGNYVERA, from the exons ATGCCCAATAATCGCAATCGCAATCGTAATCGCAATCGCAACAAACGCAAtcgaaaccaaaaccaaaaccaaaatcaaaaccagcagcagcaggaacaacgggaggaggagcagcagcaggatccccagccagaggcagaggcatcATCTTCTTCCATAGCTGATAATGGAAATTCTGGCAGCGTTTCAAATGAATTGGACACGGGCACCGCCACCAACAAAGTTGCTGTGGATCCGCAGCTAGGAGAGTGGGAAGAGCCAccgaaagcagcagcagcagcagcagtagaagaagaagaaaaggaATCCACAAATCACGTAGCGAAAGACGAGACGGAAGAAAAAGAACCATCTACGAGCAGCAACCAAACAGAGATGGGGTCCAAAAACTCCAAGCATCAGACGGATAAATCCGGCAAGCAATCCAGCAATGAGTCGGAGAAGCACAAAAAGGAGTTGGAGCAGCAGGAGGTGCCTCCGTTAAAGGCACCGGGAAGTCCCCGACAAGCCAAGGTCATAGTGCATCGCATTGTGCGGGAAGCGGATGAGACAGATGGGGCAGAGCAGCCAAAAGGGGAATCCCCCATTCAGGATCAATCACAGGATCAGCAGCAGTCAAACACTAGTCAAGATCTGAAAGAAGATGTCGCACAACGCAATGAAGAAGTCCCTGTTCCTCATGTTGCCCCACATCCTCAGGGGCCGCCGCTGCAGCGCAGCACAAAAGTGATCATCCACCAGATACGCCTGGAAAGGGACGATCACGCGGCCGATCAAGAGCGTAAAGGTAAGCCCACCTTTGAGGAGATCAGCACCACCTCACCAGCACCCCCCGGTTCGCTGAGCCTCAGCCAAGGACCAGGATCAGGCACTCTGTCGCCGCCGCCGCGCTATCTGGTAGAGTCGCCCAAGAACGTGTCCGGCGCCGTGGGACAGTTCACGCACTTCGCCCGCGACGTGCAGAtccaggagctggagctgacCAGCGACTGCAGCTCCGGGGAGTTCAATGTACTGGCCTCGCCGCTTGTGTGCGAGGCGGACTCCGAAACGGAGGCAGCACCGGCCACGCCCACGTCAACATCCCCGCCGGATTTGCAGCCGTCCAGCCGCGCCGAGCAACAAGAACAGCTGCGGCAGAAGCGCGCCCAGAAACGGAACGCCCTGGAGACGCACTTCCTGCCGCAGCTGATGCACCCGCGCTACCTGGACAGCATCCTGGAGGAGAACAGCGATCTGGCAGGTGTCGGGCATCCCGGCCTAAATCGCAGCAGCTCCTCCGGAAACGATCTGGCGGGGATGCGCGTTCCGAAGGTGACCGAAACGTTCCCCAAGAGCCAGCTGGACTTTAGCCGTCGGCACAAGCGCAGGGAGGAGCCGGTGGCCCTCATGCTGGAGACGAAGCTGATCGAAGAGGCCAGCGACCTCGAGAGCTGCACTAGACTGCAGAGCGCACTGTCGCCCCAGTCGGAGGACGCGGAATTGGTGTACCTCAGCTCCTCGGCCTCCAGCAGCATGTCCGATCTGATGGAGCTCGAGCTGGAGCAGGCCGCCGCTCTGGCTGAGCGCGCCCTCGTCGACCTGGACACGGATGCCAGCAAACTGTTCCGACGGCCCGACGACGAGATGAGCAGCACGACCACCACGGATCCGGCCACGTCATCGAACGAGACGGAAACGGAGGGCGAACTGGagacggaaacggaaacggagAGGGACGCGGAGAGTCGCGAGAGCACACCTGTTAACCAATTCGTGGGCAACGCGGGAGCGGAAGCAGGAGCGTCGGCTAGCAGCTCGTTGTCTTCTCTTTTGAGTGCGGCAACGCCGACGCCCACAGCAGAGCAGCCAACGAGAGCAGAAGATACATTTGTATCTTTCGGATCGATTCGCGAACAGGCCCCAGAAGCCAGCGGCGGCAGTATCGGTGCAGCGTCAGCGCTGTCGGCCACGCGAGAGGAGTTCGTTCGCAATATGGAAAAAGTGCGCGAGTTGATCGAGATGACGCGACGCGAGCAGGAGCACGAGGAGACCAGAGATGGAGTCGTGTCCGCTCCGACTGCTCCGGAGCAGTCCGGTATGCCACGTTCGCCATCGCCCCCGCCCATTCCGCCGCCACCCGCTGGCCTACAGCACTACAATCCCACCACCAGTCCCGACCACCCCCACACAGTGTCCTCCGGTGCCTTGGCGCCTCTCCTGCTTAGCCGCCAGGAGTCCGCGGAGTCGCACTGCTCGGACAGCACCCAGCACAGCCAGTGCACGGCCATCAATCTGGCCTCGCCCCCGCCCAGCTTTGCTAGCAGCAGTCCcccgccacagccacagacacagccacagaaacagccacagccacccaCACCGCCCCTCAGACAACAACAGTACCATGCACCAAAATACCCTGTTCCTCTTTCCGCTCCTGCACCTGCTCCTGCTTTCACCTGCACCCACCCAGAACCCCCCaccgagcagcagcagcagcaagagtCAGAGATTTCAGTTGCAGATGACGAACCGGAaccggaatcggaatcggaatcggatcCCATAAAGAAGCTTCGCCTGCTGTGCACCGAGACCTTGGCGTCTATGCCGTATGGCGAGCAGGTGCTCGAGGAACTAGCCAGCGTGGCCCAGGACATAGCGGAGCCAGGAGCGCAGCCGCACAACTCCACCACGATGCCCTATCCCCTGCCAGAGATGCCCCACATTCGGGAGCTGCAGCTGTCCACCAAACACGAGAAcaagtcgtcgtcgtcgtcgtcgttctCCTCTTCCGCCTGGCTGGGCATGCCCACACAGGCGGATCCCAAGCTGCTGGTATGCCTGTCGCCGGCACAGCGTCCACTGGTCGGAGAGACCAAGCCCGATCAGCTGCTGGACGACCATCAGAAGTTCGTGGAGCGACGAGGCTACCACGAGCTGAGCAGCGCCCAAGTGCGTGCCCTCGACAGCGAgcaggagcaacagcagcagcagaagcagagcgAGATGCTCAAGACGGCGGCCATGATGCGAGAGTTGCGCAAGAGCCTGACACCCACGCCGCCGCCAGTGCCAGTGAAGAGCGCCGAAACAGCGGCCAAGGCGAGCGCCAAGAGAGATGACGCAAGCGACCCGAAGAAGAACGCAGCATCAGTGGGAGCATCGTCATCGATTGAAAATAAACCAAGGCGAGCAGCTGATCCCATCGAGCAGCAATCGACAGAGCAGCAAGAGCAGCaagagcagcaccagcagcagcagaccagATCCAGCCACCAGATGAACAGCAGCACGGACTTCAGATTCCCGGCCACCTCAATGGGCGGAATGGAGAGCGAGCTGGCCAGGATGTTCCCCAGCATGGCCCAGCAGCAGGGCGACATCTTTGAGGAGCAGCGCAAGCGCTTCTCCAACATCGAGACGTCCAACAGCCAGCAGCCAAGGGCGCAGCAGAGCAAGCGGTACTCGAACATCGAGACCAGCTCGTACGAGTCGAAGAAGCGCACGGAGAACGGTCAGGTGATCTACGACATAACGAATTCCAGCCACGAGAAGCAGAGCAACCGCTTCCCGGTAGCGGAGACAGAGGCCAGGTCGGGTTCCCCCGACCACGCCCCGCCGCCACCCGTCCCACCGCCGCCAATTATGTCAGCAACGAAATTAAACGGTTCGACTACGGCAAACACTTTCATTGAGGATGATGACGCGCCCAAAAATAGCCGGCAAGAGCCGGATAGGCGAGAGAATGGCGCGAGAAATCGCGAGAGTGGCACTGCCTCTACCTCCACCTTTGGCGGCACGTATGAGGAATTTCGGCAGCGTGCCAAGGCAGCCGTGGATGCCATTGGAGGACCCCGACCACCACCCCCCGCCCCGGCCAACGGGTTGGACAATGAGAAGGTGTTCAAGGACTTCGATCGGCTCTCGCAGCAGATGAACGCCGAGCTGCAGTCCACGAGGGAGCGGCGCGAGAAGTCCGCCTCGCTCTTCGATCTCAGCGGGATGACCAGGAGCCAGGGGAAGCATCCGCTGGAGGAGTTGAAGCAGCGGCGGCACGCCCACATGCAGGAGCTTGAGCGGGAGATCGAGCGGTCTTCCCGATCGCGGCAGGAGCGCATGTCCTCGGTGCCACGCAACATGGAGAGCACACCCACGTCCAGGACCTACGAGATTCCCATcgaactggagctggagcaggggcaggagcagcgTTCCCGGCGCGCCGAATCCATGTGCAACCTGAGCGAGCCACGCCCACGGCCACACACCTCCGTGGGGCACTACAactacagcaacaacaacagcagcttGTCGCAGGACGACTGGGCGCGTTATGCCAGCGATCTGGGATACTCGGAGAACATCGCGCGACCCTTTGCCCGCGAGGTGGAGATCTGCTACCAGCGTCAGGGACAGAATCCGACTCCCAGGCAATCGCAGCCCATCCGGGCGCCACGCCTCTCTGCCAGCACCAACGACCTGAGCAGCAGTGGCCACCAGCACAGCTTCGATAGCCACAACGCGTACGGCGGCCGGAGGACGCACGCGCCCATGCTTAGCCAGgcgccacagcagcagcggccccACTACGCCAGCTGCTACTCGATGATCGAGCGAGATCCGAATCCGAAGTACATCAGCACCACCTCCAGGCGAGGCGTGAGCCCGGGCCCAGCTCCATCGCCAGTCATAGGCGTACCGCCGCCAGCCTATGATCGCCAGCAGAGGCGATCCTCGCTGCCGCGTGAGCTGCACGAGCAGCAGCTCAAGTACATCCTGTCCAAGGAGGAGGAACTGCGCCTGGAGGTGGAGCGGCTGCAGCTGGAGCGCCGTCGCCTGATGGAGGAGATGCAGCGGGCGCCCATATTGCCGCCGCCACAGCGACGGGAGAGCTATCGGCCGGCGGCCAAGCTGCCGACGCTCAGCGAGGACGAGGTGTTCCGCCAGCAGATGGCCGAGGAGTGGATGAACAAGGTGGCCGAGCGTGAGGAGCGGCGCCAGCACAAGATCATCAAGATCTCCAAGATCGAGGACGAGCAGGACCATGCCACAGAGCGGGCCAACATAAGCGACGAGTTCCTCAGCGCCGTCAAGGAGCGACGCCACAAGCTGGCCATGCCGGCGGACAGTGACTGGGAAAGCGGGGCCGAATCGCAGCCCCAGGCCAACCCCCAGGTGGGCGTGGCCGCCAACGAGTCGTCGTCGGATGTGGAGGCAGCGCCCGTGCGCATCCTCGAGGGCCAGGCGGAGGCCAGTCTGCGACAGCTTCCGAGGCATCTGCGCGAATTTGCCAAGTTCTCGACTAGCGAACAGATGCCGGATGGGGCACAGGTGGAGCGGCACGAGCAGCAGGAGCGGCGCGAGGAGGCCACGGACCACTCGCACAGCAGTGCCAGCCAGAAGACCAGCATCGTGAAGACGTACAAGGTGTCGCGTCTGCCGCCTTCCGTGCAGG ACAGAGGAGCAACAGccactgcaacagcaacagcaacagcagcaactggCACAGAGACTGGACCGGCCATGAGTGTAAGGCTGCGACCACGACCGCCCAAGCAGACGCGCTTCCTCCTCAatccgcagcagctgcagcgtCAGAGGCAACGACGCAGCTGGTCCGAGAGCGATCTGCTCAAGGAGATCGACAGCGAACTGCAGCTGGCCAAGGGCTTCCTCTACGCGAATG TCTACAAAGTCAAGCACGAGTATATGAGCGAACCGGAAACGGACCACGATCGTCCGCGCAAAATGGCACAGTTAGGTCGGAGGCAGTACGATGGCATCGGTCCGGTGACCAACGATGGAATGCCCATCATACTCAGATCG GAGGTCCAGGAGCCGCATCAGCATGAGTGGTACAAGCGCCTCTATCAGACCATACACAAGCAGAAGAACGGCG ACGATTTCGTGATACGCTACAAGTGTCCCAGAG CCCGTCCGTCGTACAAGAGCAACGGTTACGTATCAGAGCCCGAACCCAACTACGACTCCGACTACTCCACGGTGAGGTACCGCACACAGAATCCGCATCGAGTGCAGTCAGTCTCCTCGGCCGTCAATGTGCGAAACCTGAGCCAGGACGAGAA GTTGTATGGTACTATGCCAAATCCCATCAAGTCGGCTCAGAATTCGTATAAAAATCAGCCAGGTCGCATCGAGGACTACACCACAGGACATTCGTCTGTGTCCGAAAAGGAGAAGAAGGAG TGGTGGGACGAAGTGATGGACATCTTTAACGGG AATCTAGAACAATCGAAGCTATCTCCACTCTACACAGAAGGCAACTTGTCCAG AGCTCTGGCCAAGGAATCCGGCTACACCAGCGACTCCAACCTAGTCTTCCGCAAGAAGGAGCTGCCCGTCAGCAGTCCCCTCAGCCCCGTGGAGCAGCGACAGGCCTACAAGAGTCTACAGGCAGGCGGAGAACCGCCCCTTTTCGGCTTCCGCAAGCCAGCGCCCGAGAGGCCCAGAG ATCCCGACTCGAACGCGCCCCCCATACCCCCACAGCCGCCAATCAAGGGCCTCTACAGCTCCACCTACGACCTACCGTACAGCACTGACACTATCGATGGCTCAG ACGTCAACATTCACTTCAAGACACCGATAAGGCATGAGCAGAAGCAGCACATACCGGAGGAGGAACTAGCCACACGCCAAGCGGAGCATATGCAGAAGCTGTACCACGAGGAGCGACGCCGCAAGTATCTACAGGAGCTGCAGGACATGAACTCTCGACGCCACACGGACAACTTCACGCCCTCGCAGAAGTCCCCGATCGCCCTAAACCGCTACGATGACTTCCCCACCGACGTGACGCTCAAGTCGCTGGTGGGTCCCAAAACCGTTGCCCGGGCCCTCTACAACTTCCAGGGACAGAGCTCCAA AGAGCTCTCCTTCCGCAAGGGCGACACCATCTACATAAGGCGGCAGATCGATCCCAATTGGTATGAGGGTGAGCACAATGCGATGATCGGGTTGCTGCCAGCGAGCTATGTGGAG ATTGTTAGCCGCGATGGCGCCCGCACTCCGTCCAAGCGGCCATCGGAGGGCCAGGCTCGTGCCAAATACAATTTCCAGGCCCAGTCGGGCGTAGAGCTATCTCTGAACAAGGGAGAGCTGGTCACGCTGACGCGTAGGGTGGATGGAAACTGGTTCGAGGGCAAGATCGCCAACAGGAAGGGCATATTCCCAGTGTCCTATGTGGAG GTGCTCACGGACATTGGAGCCGAGGATATCGCGGCCAGAACAACGACCGTGATCAGCAGCCAGAGCACCACAAATCTGCGGCCCAATCTGGATGTGCTGCGCACAAACATCAACAATGAGTTCAACACGCTGACCCAGAACGGAGCCCAGCCCGTGAACGGAATCCTGAAAGAAACGCGGACGCTGCACAAGACGGACGCACTCCACGTGGACACCAGCTCCGAGCCACTGGC CTATCGCGCCCTGTACAAGTACCGGCCACAGAACTCCGATGAACTGGAGCTGCTGGAGGGGGATTTGGTGCACGTGCTGGAGAAGTGCGACGACGGATGGTTCGTGGGCACCTCGCAGCGCACCGGCTGCTTTGGCACATTCCCCGGCAACTATGTGGAACGCGCCTAA